Proteins encoded by one window of Centroberyx gerrardi isolate f3 chromosome 21, fCenGer3.hap1.cur.20231027, whole genome shotgun sequence:
- the LOC139926242 gene encoding gap junction beta-6 protein-like, giving the protein MSWPTLYAQLGGVNRHSTSLGKIWLSVLFIFRVMVLVVAAESVWGDEQSDFTCNTLQPGCENVCYDHFFPVSHIRLWCLQLVFVSTPTLLVAMYVAYRNHGDKKRLLQGSAAQEAELESLKRRRLPLAGALWWTYACSLVFRLLFEGGFMYALYVVYDGFQMPRLVQCDQWPCPNLVDCFISRPTEKTVFTVFMATASSICMVLNMAELAYLVAKAVTR; this is encoded by the exons ATGTCTTGGCCCACTCTGTACGCCCAGTTAGGGGGGGTGAACCGCCACTCCACCAGCCTGGGGAAGATCTGGCTCTCGGTGCTGTTTATCTTCCGGGTCATGGTGCTGGTCGTGGCTGCTGAGAGCGTCTGGGGCGACGAGCAGTCCGACTTCACCTGCAACACACTGCAG CCTGGTTGTGAGAACGTCTGTTACGACCACTTCTTCCCCGTCTCCCACATCCGTCTCTGGTGTCTTCAGCTTGTCTTTGTGTCCACGCCGACCCTCCTCGTCGCCATGTACGTGGCCTACCGTAACCATGGCGATAAGAAGAGGCTCCTACAG GGCTCAGCAGCCCAGGAGGCAGAACTGGAGAGTTTGAAGAGGCGGAGACTCCCACTCGCCGGCGCCCTCTGGTGGACATACGCCTGCAGCCTGGTGTTCAGGCTGCTGTTCGAAGGAGGGTTCAT GTATGCCCTATATGTGGTGTACGATGGTTTCCAGATGCCACGGCTGGTGCAGTGTGACCAGTGGCCGTGTCCCAATCTGGTGGACTGCTTCATCTCGCGCCCCACTGAGAAAACTGTCTTCACCGTTTTCATGGCCACCGCCTCTTCCATCTGCATGGTCCTTAACATGGCCGAACTTGCCTATCTTGTTGCCAAGGCTGTCACTAGGTAG